Proteins encoded by one window of Flavobacteriales bacterium:
- a CDS encoding SulP family inorganic anion transporter: MGHASPKGFVNIMTHLDQPITHMNYEALLLGAFTILTIYTFPLITKKVPSILVALIGGTVFSVFLQLDVPTIGEIPRQMPNFHLGELGRLSIHDFELILTQAIMLGGLGVIASLLTSVVADNVTKTKHNSKWAVIGQGVGNIAAALFGGIPGAWATMGTVTNIKAGATTKLSGIAKGGFLLIIVVGIADCVQYIPMAVLAGILITIGVGIKMLFKVPKQDAVV, translated from the coding sequence CTCCAAAAGGGTTCGTGAATATCATGACACACCTCGACCAGCCTATTACGCACATGAACTACGAGGCCCTGCTCCTCGGCGCCTTCACCATTCTCACCATCTACACCTTTCCACTTATCACTAAGAAAGTTCCCTCAATCCTGGTCGCCTTGATCGGCGGTACGGTATTCAGTGTTTTTTTACAACTCGACGTGCCTACGATCGGCGAAATACCGAGGCAAATGCCCAACTTTCACCTCGGCGAGCTTGGGCGCCTGAGTATACACGACTTCGAGTTGATCTTGACCCAGGCCATTATGCTTGGTGGTTTAGGGGTTATCGCCAGTTTGCTTACCTCTGTCGTTGCGGACAATGTTACCAAGACCAAGCACAACAGCAAGTGGGCGGTCATAGGTCAAGGGGTTGGCAATATCGCGGCAGCGTTGTTTGGAGGAATCCCGGGAGCCTGGGCGACCATGGGAACCGTAACCAACATCAAGGCAGGTGCTACGACAAAACTATCGGGAATCGCCAAAGGGGGTTTTTTGCTAATTATCGTCGTCGGTATAGCGGATTGTGTGCAATACATCCCTATGGCAGTGCTAGCCGGAATCCTCATTACGATCGGCGTGGGAATCAAAATGCTCTTCAAGGTACCGAAGCAAGACGCCGTTGTTTGA